One genomic region from Streptomyces sp. NBC_00457 encodes:
- the scy gene encoding polarized growth protein Scy yields the protein MRGYESQEREPAADVDHLSRFEAEMDRLKTEREKAIQHAEDLGYQVEVLRAKLHEARRTLMSRPAYEGGDIGYQAEQLLRNAQMQADQLRLDAEREMSQARAQTQRILQEHAEQAARLQAELHQEAVTRRQQLDQELAERRQTVESHVNENVAWAEQLRARSEQQARRLLEESRAEAEKAMATARAEAERLTAEARQRLTSEAETARAEAEQLLRRARTDAERLLNAASTQAQEATDHAEQLRSSTTNESESARRQATEMSRAAEQRMAEAEKALRTAQAEAEKVLTEAKEAAAKALSSAEAANEQRTRTAKEQVARLVSEATKEAEATKTDAEQIVSDARAEAERIVEEAAEKARTLTAEESATQLSKAAKTAEDVLNKAQEDAQNTTKAAAEEAERIRREAEAEADRLRAEAHDIAEQLKGSAKDDTKEYRAKTVELQEEARRLRGEAEQLRADAVAEGEKIRAEARKEAVQQIEEAAKTAEELLSKARADADELRQTAQSDSEKVRTEAIERATTLRRQAEETLQRTRQEAERHREEVVEQAEGIKADAERASRELREETERAIEARRAEAAEGLALLHTEAEERLAAAEQALADAREEAARIRREAAEETERLRSEAAERIRTLQAQAEAEAERLRDEAASDASASRAEGEAIAVRLRSEAAAEAERLKSEAQDTADRVRAEAQAAAERLGTEATETLAAAQEEAARRRREAEELLGSARQEADQERQRAREQSEELLASARNRVEEAQTEALRLIEEADRRATEMVSAAEQHAQQVRDSVVGLHEQAQEEITGLRSAAEHAADRTRREAQEEADRVRADAYAERERASEDAGRVRREAAEETEAAKSLAERTVSEAIAESERLRSDAAEHAQRVRTEVSDLTEQAEQDASRTRADAREDANRIRSDAATQADTLITEARSEAERLATETAAQAEQRLSDATSDAERLRAEAADTVGAAQQHAERVRAESARVKAEAEAEAERLVNGAREEAERALDEARKESNKRRSEAAEQVDKLITETTAEADKLLTEAQQQAHKTTAEAEAQADTMVGAARSEADRLVSEATVEGNAMVEKARTDADELLVGARRDATAIRERAEELRDRITTEIEELHERARRESAETMKSAGDRCDALIKAAEEQLAKAQAKAKELVSEANSEAGKVRIAAVKKAEGLLKEAEQKKATLVREAEELKAEAIREAKRTVEEGKRELETLVRRREDINAEISRVQDVLEALESFEAPSAGKDGAVKAGATVGAPRSGGKSPES from the coding sequence GTGCGGGGCTACGAAAGCCAGGAGCGAGAGCCGGCGGCTGACGTCGACCACCTCTCTCGGTTCGAGGCCGAGATGGATCGGCTGAAGACCGAGCGGGAAAAGGCGATCCAGCACGCCGAGGACCTCGGCTACCAGGTCGAGGTGCTGCGCGCCAAGCTGCACGAGGCGCGGCGCACCCTCATGTCCCGGCCCGCCTACGAGGGCGGCGACATCGGCTACCAGGCCGAGCAGTTGCTGCGCAACGCCCAGATGCAGGCCGACCAGCTGCGGCTCGACGCCGAGCGGGAGATGAGCCAGGCCCGGGCGCAGACCCAGCGGATCCTCCAGGAGCACGCCGAGCAGGCCGCCCGGCTCCAGGCGGAGCTGCACCAGGAGGCGGTCACCCGCCGCCAGCAGCTCGACCAGGAGCTGGCCGAGCGCCGGCAGACCGTCGAGTCGCACGTCAACGAGAACGTGGCATGGGCCGAACAGCTGCGCGCCCGCAGCGAGCAGCAGGCCCGCCGGCTCCTCGAGGAGTCCCGCGCGGAGGCCGAGAAGGCCATGGCCACCGCCCGCGCCGAGGCCGAGCGGCTCACCGCCGAGGCCCGGCAGCGGCTGACCAGCGAGGCCGAGACGGCCCGCGCGGAGGCCGAGCAGTTGCTGCGCCGCGCCCGCACGGACGCCGAGCGGCTGCTGAACGCGGCGTCCACCCAGGCCCAGGAGGCCACGGACCACGCCGAGCAGCTGCGCAGTTCCACGACGAACGAGTCGGAGTCGGCCCGCCGTCAGGCCACCGAGATGAGCCGGGCCGCCGAGCAGCGGATGGCGGAGGCCGAGAAGGCGCTGCGCACGGCGCAGGCCGAGGCCGAGAAGGTGCTCACCGAGGCCAAGGAGGCCGCCGCCAAGGCCCTCTCCAGCGCCGAGGCGGCCAACGAGCAGCGCACGCGTACGGCAAAGGAGCAGGTCGCCCGGCTGGTCAGCGAGGCCACCAAGGAGGCCGAGGCCACCAAGACGGACGCCGAGCAGATCGTCTCGGACGCCCGTGCCGAGGCCGAGCGGATCGTCGAGGAAGCCGCCGAGAAGGCCCGCACCCTCACCGCCGAGGAGAGCGCGACCCAGCTGTCGAAGGCGGCCAAGACCGCCGAGGACGTCCTCAACAAGGCGCAGGAGGACGCGCAGAACACCACCAAGGCGGCTGCCGAGGAGGCCGAGCGGATCCGCCGCGAGGCGGAGGCCGAGGCCGACCGGCTGCGCGCCGAGGCGCATGACATCGCCGAGCAGCTCAAGGGCTCGGCGAAGGACGACACCAAGGAGTACCGCGCCAAGACGGTCGAGCTGCAGGAGGAGGCCCGCCGGCTGCGCGGCGAGGCCGAGCAGCTGCGCGCCGACGCGGTCGCCGAGGGCGAGAAGATCCGCGCGGAGGCCCGCAAGGAGGCCGTCCAGCAGATCGAGGAGGCGGCCAAGACCGCCGAGGAGCTGCTCTCCAAGGCGAGGGCCGACGCCGACGAGCTGCGCCAGACCGCCCAGTCGGACAGCGAGAAGGTCCGTACGGAGGCGATCGAGCGGGCGACGACGCTGCGCCGTCAGGCCGAGGAGACCCTGCAGCGCACCCGCCAGGAGGCCGAGCGGCACCGCGAGGAGGTCGTCGAGCAGGCCGAGGGCATCAAGGCGGACGCCGAGCGGGCCTCGCGTGAGCTGCGCGAGGAGACCGAGCGCGCCATAGAGGCCCGCCGCGCCGAGGCCGCCGAGGGACTGGCCCTGCTGCACACGGAGGCCGAGGAGCGGCTCGCGGCGGCAGAGCAGGCGCTGGCCGACGCCCGCGAGGAGGCCGCGCGGATCCGCCGCGAGGCCGCCGAGGAGACGGAGCGGCTGCGCTCCGAGGCCGCCGAACGGATCCGTACGCTCCAGGCGCAGGCCGAGGCGGAGGCCGAACGGCTGCGGGACGAGGCCGCGTCGGACGCGTCCGCCTCCCGCGCGGAGGGCGAGGCCATCGCCGTACGCCTGCGGTCGGAGGCCGCGGCGGAGGCCGAGCGGCTGAAGTCGGAGGCCCAGGACACCGCCGACCGGGTCCGCGCGGAGGCACAGGCCGCCGCCGAGCGGCTCGGCACGGAGGCCACGGAGACGCTGGCCGCCGCCCAGGAGGAGGCCGCCCGGCGCCGCCGCGAGGCCGAGGAACTCCTCGGCTCCGCGCGTCAGGAGGCGGACCAGGAGCGGCAGCGGGCCCGCGAGCAGAGCGAGGAGCTGCTGGCCTCCGCGCGCAACCGCGTGGAGGAGGCGCAGACCGAGGCGCTGAGGCTGATCGAGGAGGCCGACCGGCGCGCGACCGAGATGGTGTCGGCCGCCGAGCAACACGCCCAGCAGGTACGGGACTCGGTCGTCGGGCTGCACGAGCAGGCCCAGGAGGAGATCACCGGGCTGCGCTCCGCCGCCGAGCACGCGGCGGACCGTACCCGGCGCGAGGCGCAGGAGGAGGCCGACCGGGTTCGCGCGGACGCCTACGCCGAGCGGGAGCGGGCCAGCGAGGACGCGGGCCGTGTCCGGCGCGAGGCTGCCGAGGAGACGGAGGCCGCCAAGTCCCTTGCGGAGCGCACCGTTTCGGAGGCGATCGCGGAGTCGGAGCGGCTGCGTTCGGACGCGGCCGAGCACGCCCAGCGGGTGCGCACCGAGGTGTCGGACCTCACCGAGCAGGCCGAGCAGGACGCCTCGCGCACCCGGGCGGACGCCCGCGAGGACGCCAACCGCATCCGGTCGGACGCGGCGACGCAGGCGGACACCCTCATCACCGAGGCGCGGTCCGAGGCGGAGCGGCTGGCCACGGAGACGGCCGCCCAGGCCGAGCAGCGGCTGTCGGACGCGACCAGCGACGCGGAGCGGCTGCGCGCGGAGGCCGCCGACACCGTCGGCGCGGCCCAGCAGCACGCCGAGCGGGTCCGGGCCGAGTCGGCGCGGGTCAAGGCGGAGGCCGAAGCGGAGGCCGAGCGGCTGGTCAACGGCGCACGCGAGGAGGCCGAGCGCGCCCTCGACGAGGCCCGCAAGGAGTCCAACAAGCGGCGCTCCGAGGCCGCCGAGCAGGTCGACAAGCTCATCACGGAGACCACGGCCGAGGCGGACAAGCTGCTCACCGAGGCGCAGCAGCAGGCGCACAAGACGACGGCCGAGGCGGAGGCGCAGGCCGACACGATGGTCGGCGCCGCCCGCAGCGAGGCCGACCGGCTGGTGTCCGAGGCGACCGTCGAGGGCAACGCGATGGTGGAGAAGGCCCGTACGGACGCGGACGAGTTGCTCGTCGGCGCCCGCCGGGACGCCACCGCGATCCGGGAGCGCGCCGAGGAGCTGCGCGACCGCATCACGACGGAGATCGAGGAACTGCACGAGCGGGCCCGCCGTGAGTCGGCCGAGACGATGAAGTCGGCGGGCGACCGCTGCGACGCGCTCATCAAGGCCGCCGAGGAACAGCTCGCCAAGGCGCAGGCGAAGGCCAAGGAGCTGGTCTCGGAGGCCAACTCCGAGGCGGGCAAGGTCCGTATCGCCGCGGTCAAGAAGGCCGAGGGGCTGCTCAAGGAGGCCGAGCAGAAGAAGGCGACGCTCGTCAGGGAGGCCGAGGAGCTCAAGGCCGAGGCGATCCGCGAGGCGAAGCGCACGGTCGAGGAGGGCAAGCGCGAGCTGGAGACGCTGGTGCGGCGCCGCGAGGACATCAACGCCGAGATCTCCCGCGTCCAGGACGTCCTGGAGGCGCTCGAGTCCTTCGAAGCGCCGTCCGCGGGCAAGGACGGCGCGGTCAAGGCGGGTGCGACGGTCGGCGCCCCCCGATCGGGTGGCAAGTCGCCGGAGAGCTAG